CCGTCGCGCGGCGGCTCGGCCGCCCCGCATGGAGGCGTGGCGCGGGGGTAGCCGCGCGGAGAGATGTCCGGCACGCCGTGCGGCGCGTACGCGTCCGCGAGCCGCGCCGGACCGAGCGGAAGGGGGCTGATCCTCATGGTCGGCCGAGCGGCGGGAGAGGGCGCCCGGACCGGGTCCCGGGGCGGCACCGGCCGGGAGGTGGTCGCCCGGTGCGGGCTGGTCGCACGCGGTGTGCTGTACGTGCTCGTCGGCGTGCTCGCGGTCCGTGTGGCCTTCGGCGAGGGGGGCCAGGAGGCGGACCGTTCGGGCGCGCTCCAGGAGCTCGTACACAAGCCCCTCGGCGGTTTCCTCGTGTGGGCGGTCGGTGTCGGCTTCGTGTGCATGATGCTGTGGCGGCTGTCGGAGGCGGTGTTCGGCGCCGCCGGTCCCGACGGCGACAAGGCCTCCAAGCGGCTGGCGTCGGCGGCCCGGACGGTGTTCTACGGGGTCGTCGCGTTCTCGGTGCTGTCCTTCGCGGCCGGATCCGGCGGCGGGCGCTCCAGCGACGAGCAGTCGCGCGACGTGACGGCGACGGCGATGGACCTGCCGGGCGGCCCGTGGTGGGTGGGGGTCGCCGGGGCGGCCATCGCCGTCGGTGGCATCGTGATCGCCGTGCAGGCGGCCCGGCGCTCGTTCTGCAAGCAGCTGGAGATGGACCGGGTGCCCGAGGGCGTCCGCAAGGCGGTCGAGTTCCTCGGCGTCTGCGGCGGCGTGGCCCGCGGCGCGCTCTTCGCGGCGGCCGGGGCCTTCCTCGTCTACGCGGCCGTGCGCTACGACCCCTCGCAGGCGAAGGGCGTCGACGACACCCTCAGGGCCTTCGCCCAGACCCCGGCGGGACCGTGGCTCCTCGTGTTGGTCTCCGCCGGGCTCGTGCTGTTCGGGCTGTTCTCCTGGGCGCTGGCCTGCTGGCGCCGGGTGTGAGGAGAGTGACGGGTGGGGCTCCTCTCAGAGCCTGACCGTCCAGGTGGCCGTGGACCGCAGCGTACGGACGATCTTCGGGTCGCGTACCGAGGCCGTACGGTCCTCGGCCGTGACCGACAGCCGGTGCGTCCGGAGGTCGAACAGCCACAGCTCCGCCACCGGCACCTCGGTGCGGCCCTCGAAGCGCTTCAGCTCCCGGCCGTCGAGGTACCAGCGGACCACCAGCTGCCGGCCGTCCGCGCCGTTCAGCCTCGGTACGGCCGCCTTCGCCGTGTGCCGCATCCGCAGGGTGCGGTCGGTCGGAGTGAGCGGGGTGACGACCCGCGCGTGCTGGTAGAACCCGGCGATCATGGACTCGACGCCGGGCAGGTTGAAGGGCTTGCCCAGGACCCGCATGAGCGAGTTGTCGGTGGGCCGGTTGAGCCCGGTCACGAAGTAGTTGCCGCCCTCGTAGGCGCCGACCGTGCCGCCGTCGGGTGACTCCTCGCCGAGCCAGCGGTACCACTTGGCCCGCTGCGCGGCCATCCGCTCGGCGGTCAGGGCGCTGCTGTTGGATTCGGCGGGCTCGGGGCCGGTGTACTTCTCGTAGTCGGGGACGCCCGGGTAGAAGTACTCGTCGGCGAGCTTGCCCAGCGAGTGGCCGGTCTCGTGGATGGCGACCTGGCCGGACTTCGGATGGCCCGCCGAGGCCGTGGAGATCCCCTCGTAACCGAGGGTGGCGCTGGGCTCGTTGTAGCCGGCCCCGCCGTACTTGGCGCTGTTGGCCAGGACGACGACCAGGTCGGCCGCGGGCGCCTTCGCCACGTACGCGTCGACCTTGGGCTGGTCGATGCAGAGCAGCCGCTCGATGCCCTCGCACCAGAAGTACGAGCCGAGGGCGGTGTCGCGGACGGTGGCGGGGTCGGGGTCGCCGGAGACGCCGGAGTCGTGGGAGACCGCGTCGACCGTCCAGACGTTGAAGAGGTTCCGGTAGGTGGTGTACGGCTCGACGGCCGTCACCTCGGCCCACTTCTGCTCGGCGTCGGCGTGGAAGCGCGCCAGCTCGGCGGCGGTGTAGCCGTCGCCGATGACCACGACGTCGAGCCGGTCGGCGGTGGAGCCGTTGTCGATCAGCTTGGTGACCGCCCCGTCCGCCTCCCGCTGCGCCGGGGAGAGCCGGCCCGCGCTCTTCGCGGGGCTGCCCGCGGCCGGCACCCGGGCGTGGCCGGATCCGGCGTCACCGCCTTGCTCGGGTCCCGGTATCTCCACCTCCACCCGGCTCTCGGCGGCCGGCGGGTCGGCCGCGTCCGCGGGCCCGGCGGCCACCAGCGCGGCGGCCGCGCAGACCGTCGCGACGGCCGCGCGCAGCGCCGTGCGGACGGCCGGACGTCTGACTCGAACCATGAAGTCCTCCCCCGGAAACGGAAGTTAAGCAGTTTGATAAATCTGGTGAAGCGGATGCTTAAACTAGGTGGCGCGCGAGAGGTGCGCAATGCCTGCTCCCCCTGAATACTGGGGAGTTCGAGCAACAAGGGGGACTTCATGGACGAACCGGCCCTGATCGGCCGCAGGGTTCAGCGCATGCGTGGTGAACTCGGTCTGACCCAGCGGCAGTTGGCGGATCCCGCGTACACCTCGGCCTATATCTCCACCCTGGAGTCGGGCAAGGTCCGCCCCTCCGAGACCGCGCTGCGGTTCCTCGCCGCGCGCCTGGGCACCTCGTACGAGGAGCTGACCACCGGCCGTCCCGCCCACCTGGCCACCGAGCTGCGGTTCGCCCTCACCGACGCCCAGCAGACGCTCGCCACGGGCGCGGCCGCCGAGGCCGCCGTACGCTACCGGCACCTG
Above is a genomic segment from Streptomyces sp. NBC_01233 containing:
- a CDS encoding DUF1206 domain-containing protein; amino-acid sequence: MVGRAAGEGARTGSRGGTGREVVARCGLVARGVLYVLVGVLAVRVAFGEGGQEADRSGALQELVHKPLGGFLVWAVGVGFVCMMLWRLSEAVFGAAGPDGDKASKRLASAARTVFYGVVAFSVLSFAAGSGGGRSSDEQSRDVTATAMDLPGGPWWVGVAGAAIAVGGIVIAVQAARRSFCKQLEMDRVPEGVRKAVEFLGVCGGVARGALFAAAGAFLVYAAVRYDPSQAKGVDDTLRAFAQTPAGPWLLVLVSAGLVLFGLFSWALACWRRV
- a CDS encoding M64 family metallopeptidase; protein product: MVRVRRPAVRTALRAAVATVCAAAALVAAGPADAADPPAAESRVEVEIPGPEQGGDAGSGHARVPAAGSPAKSAGRLSPAQREADGAVTKLIDNGSTADRLDVVVIGDGYTAAELARFHADAEQKWAEVTAVEPYTTYRNLFNVWTVDAVSHDSGVSGDPDPATVRDTALGSYFWCEGIERLLCIDQPKVDAYVAKAPAADLVVVLANSAKYGGAGYNEPSATLGYEGISTASAGHPKSGQVAIHETGHSLGKLADEYFYPGVPDYEKYTGPEPAESNSSALTAERMAAQRAKWYRWLGEESPDGGTVGAYEGGNYFVTGLNRPTDNSLMRVLGKPFNLPGVESMIAGFYQHARVVTPLTPTDRTLRMRHTAKAAVPRLNGADGRQLVVRWYLDGRELKRFEGRTEVPVAELWLFDLRTHRLSVTAEDRTASVRDPKIVRTLRSTATWTVRL